Part of the Woronichinia naegeliana WA131 genome, TTTTATGATTTATGTCGGGGGAGAACCGTTATTGCATCCCCAAATTGATGAAATGATTCGTCATTCCGCGAGTATTGGTATGGCTCCGATGATTGTTACTAATGCGGGTTTATTAACTGTCGATCGCGTCAGAAAATTGGCCAAAGCGGGGGTGGTCAGTGTAATTATTTCCATTGATGCGGCAGAAGTGGGAAAACATGAAGATAATCGCGGTTTGAAAGGAGTCTGTGATCGCATTCGTCAGGCCAATCAAGAATTCAAAAAATATAATATTGGTACAACGGCTTCCGTTACCATGAGTCGCTTAGTGGATGATTATCAGGCCTTACCTGATTTCTTAAAGTCTTTAGGCTTTGATAGCGTTACTTTTTCCTATCCTTTAACCACCTTGGCTTCTTCCTATTTGGGTTATGCCGAATCAAATTTAGTGAATTATACCCCTGAAGAATTAGACCAACGTTTTGAAGCAGTCAAGACATTGAAAAAAGATTTTCATGTGGTCAATCCGACATCCTCCATTGAAGATATGCAGCGTCATTTAAAGGGTGAACCAGAGAAATTTGGCTGTTTAGGGGGCTGGAAATTTTTCTATTTGGATTGGGAATTAAATTTATTTCGCTGTCACAATTGGGCAAAACCTTTGTGCCATGTAAGTGAATTTGACGGTTCCCAACGGGTGCGGGATAATTGTACAGCTTGTATGATGGATTGTTACCGCGATTCCAGTGTGATGCAACATATTGCAGTTTCCGTCAGTGATGGTTTTAAATCCTTACAAGCAGGGAAAATAAATCAGGCTTTTCAGTATTGGTTTAATGAAAAAAACTGGCTTTCTTTACAATCAGTGATTGAAGAAGCAAAATGGCTGCCTCGTCTCTAAAATGACTTGGTTTTGACTTATTTTGACTATATCTTGCTAAACAAAAAAATCAGGAGGATCATTCCCCCTGAAGACAACTTTTAAAGCGTTGGATCTGTCCTTAACCGAATTGTTCTTCGACTTCCAAATCAAATAACATCTTTAATGATTGCAAACATTGCTTGCGAGCTTCAATGTCCTGTTGGGCGCGAAGTTGTACCATCGGCTCATGGAGGATTTTGTTAACAATGCCCCTGGTCAATGCCTCAATCACTTCTTGGTGTTTTTCTGCAAATTCTGTGCCGAGGCGCGAAAGGGCTTTTTCGAGTTCCTGTTCCCGAATGTCCTCTACCTTATTCCGCAAAGAACTAATGGTTGGAACGGTATCCAGCGATCGCCACCAGAGTTCAAAGGCTTCTACTTCTTCTTCTAATAATCCCTCTGCTTC contains:
- a CDS encoding radical SAM protein, yielding MATTTSTQRRSIWQLAWESLQTGGPSMCQFAVTSACNARCGFCNFAVDKMPKEQQRFVTLEQAKEAAEILYKNGIYFMIYVGGEPLLHPQIDEMIRHSASIGMAPMIVTNAGLLTVDRVRKLAKAGVVSVIISIDAAEVGKHEDNRGLKGVCDRIRQANQEFKKYNIGTTASVTMSRLVDDYQALPDFLKSLGFDSVTFSYPLTTLASSYLGYAESNLVNYTPEELDQRFEAVKTLKKDFHVVNPTSSIEDMQRHLKGEPEKFGCLGGWKFFYLDWELNLFRCHNWAKPLCHVSEFDGSQRVRDNCTACMMDCYRDSSVMQHIAVSVSDGFKSLQAGKINQAFQYWFNEKNWLSLQSVIEEAKWLPRL